One genomic region from Prunus persica cultivar Lovell chromosome G3, Prunus_persica_NCBIv2, whole genome shotgun sequence encodes:
- the LOC18783397 gene encoding phospholipase D alpha 1 encodes MAEPQEQWLHGTLHATIYEVDKLHSSSGNLLRKITGKIEETVGIGKGVSRLYATVDLERARVGRTRVIEKEPSNPRWYESFHIYCAHVAANVIFTVKESNPIGASLIGRAYVPVDDLVEGEEVDRWAEILDEKKRPVHGNPKIHVKLQFFHVTKDRSWGLGIRSPKFPGVPFTFFSQRQGCKVNLYQDAHIPDKFIPKIPLAGGKFYEPHRCWEDIFDAISNAKHLIYITGWSVYTEISLVRDSRRPKPGGDITIGELLKKKASEGVRVLVLVWDDRTSVGLLKKDGLMATHDEETAQFFQNTDVHCVLCPRNPDGGGSIVQGAQISTMFTHHQKIVVVDNDMPNGGSERRRIVSFVGGLDLCDGRYDTPFHSIFRTLDTAHHDDFHQPNFTGASITKGGPREPWHDIHSRLEGPIAWDVLFNFEQRWRKQGGKDLLVQLRELDNVIIPPSPVMYPDDHETWNVQLFRSIDGGAAFGFPDTPEDAARAGLVSGKDNIIDRSIQDAYIHAIRRAKNFIYIENQYFLGSSFAWEADGIKPEDIGALHVIPRELSLKICDKIQKGERFTVYVVVPMWPEGIPESASVQAILDWQRRTMDMMYSDIFNSFKERGIEEDPRNYLTFFCLGNREVKKPGEYEPSERPEPDSDYIRAQEARRFMIYVHTKMMIVDDEYIIIGSANINQRSMDGARDSEIAMGAYQPYHLSVREPARGQIHGFRMALWYEHLGMLDEKFLQPESVECVTKVNQIADKYWDLYSSESLNHDLPGHLLRYPIGISSEGTVTELPGCEFFPDTKARVLGAKSDYLPPILTT; translated from the exons AAAATTGAGGAGACTGTTGGTATTGGCAAAGGAGTTAGTAGACTTTATGCAACCGTTGATCTGGAAAGGGCTAGGGTTGGTAGAACCAGAGTTATAGAGAAAGAACCCTCTAATCCTAGGTGGTATGAGTCTTTCCACATTTACTGTGCTCACGTTGCTGCAAATGTTATATTTACTGTCAAAGAGTCTAATCCTATTGGGGCGTCATTAATTGGAAGAGCATATGTACCTGTTGACGATCTTGTTGAGGGGGAAGAAGTGGATAGGTGGGCTGAGATTTtggatgaaaagaaaagacccGTTCATGGAAATCCTAAGATACATGTGAAGCTACAATTTTTCCATGTTACAAAGGACCGCAGTTGGGGTCTGGGTATTAGGAGCCCTAAATTTCCTGGAGTTCCATTTACTTTTTTCTCACAGAGACAAGGATGTAAGGTTAACCTTTACCAAGACGCTCATATCCCCGATAAATTTATTCCTAAAATTCCTCTTGCTGGAGGCAAGTTTTATGAGCCCCACAGATGCTGGGAAGATATCTTTGATGCAATTTCTAATGCAAAACACCTGATCTACATTACTGGCTGGTCAGTGTATACTGAAATTTCCTTGGTAAGGGACTCAAGGAGGCCAAAGCCTGGTGGTGACATCACCATCGGTGAATTGCTTAAAAAGAAAGCAAGTGAAGGTGTTAGGGTTCTTGTGCTTGTTTGGGATGACAGAACCTCTGttggtttattaaaaaaagatggaCTCATGGCAACCCACGATGAAGAAACTGCACAATTCTTCCAGAATACTGACGTGCACTGTGTCTTATGCCCTCGTAATCCTGATGGTGGTGGAAGCATTGTTCAGGGTGCACAAATCTCTACCATGTTCACTCATCACCAGAAGATTGTGGTTGTGGACAATGACATGCCAAATGGAGGATcagagaggagaagaattgTGAGTTTCGTTGGTGGTCTTGATCTGTGTGATGGAAGATATGATACCCCCTTCCATTCAATTTTCAGGACATTGGATACTGCACACCATGATGATTTCCATCAGCCAAATTTTACTGGTGCATCCATTACAAAAGGTGGTCCGAGAGAACCTTGGCATGATATTCACTCTCGACTAGAAGGGCCTATTGCTTGGGATGTTTTGTTTAACTTCGAGCAGAGATGGAGAAAGCAAGGTGGTAAAGATCTACTTGTTCAGCTAAGAGAGCTAGACAATGTCATTATTCCCCCTTCTCCTGTTATGTATCCGGATGACCATGAGACTTGGAATGTTCAGTTATTCAGATCAATTGATGGAGGAGCTGCTTTTGGCTTCCCGGATACACCTGAAGATGCGGCCAGAGCTGGGCTTGTTAGTGGGAAGGATAACATCATTGACCGAAGCATTCAGGATGCTTATATCCATGCTATTCGACGCGCAAAGAATTTCATTTATATTGAAAATCAGTACTTTCTTGGTAGCTCTTTTGCCTGGGAAGCTGATGGTATAAAGCCTGAGGACATTGGCGCTTTGCATGTAATTCCAAGGGAGCTTTCGCTTAAGATTTGTGACAAGATTCAAAAAGGAGAGAGGTTTACTGTCTATGTCGTTGTCCCAATGTGGCCAGAGGGGATCCCAGAGTCAGCATCTGTTCAGGCAATATTAGACTGGCAGAGGAGGACTATGGATATGATGTATTCTGATATTTTTAACAGTTTTAAAGAGAGAGGCATCGAGGAGGATCCTCGGAATTATTTGACATTTTTCTGCCTTGGGAACCGGGAGGTGAAGAAGCCTGGAGAATATGAACCCTCGGAGAGACCAGAACCAGATTCAGATTATATTAGAGCTCAGGAAGCCCGACGCTTCATGATTTATGTTCATACCAAGATGATGATAG tTGACGATGAGTACATCATTATTGGATCTGCCAACATCAACCAGAGATCAATGGATGGTGCCAGGGACTCTGAAATTGCCATGGGAGCCTACCAACCATATCATCTGTCGGTCAGGGAGCCAGCACGTGGTCAGATCCATGGTTTCCGCATGGCACTATGGTACGAGCACCTTGGCATGCTTGACGAGAAGTTCCTCCAGCCAGAAAGCGTTGAATGTGTTACCAAGGTGAACCAGATTGCTGACAAATACTGGGATCTGTATTCAAGTGAATCTCTTAATCATGACTTGCCTGGTCACTTGCTCCGATATCCAATTGGCATTTCCAGCGAAGGAACTGTCACCGAGTTGCCAGGATGTGAATTCTTCCCCGACACCAAGGCTCGTGTCCTAGGTGCCAAGTCTGACTACCTTCCTCCGATCCTTACTACTTAA
- the LOC18783683 gene encoding uncharacterized protein LOC18783683, translating to MSSMLSSQGLVLATAMAVSSTLVFLAFSRQKTFLPTQLSDSYNSQQNPKKTALRSCLCSGDKKRERKKKKVHFAKNVVKEPTGGGEEMVMRKQSKVERRSCRNEIPENRIALYNGILKNRVERMQCSH from the exons ATGTCTTCTATGCTGAGCTCTCAAGGTCTGGTCTTGGCCACAGCCATGGCCGTCTCAAGCACTCTCGTCTTCCTTGCTTTCTCTAGGCAGAAGACTTTCCTACCAACCCAACTTTCTGATAGCTACAATTCCCAGCAAAATCCAAAGAAAACTGCTCTGCGTTCTTGCTTGTGTTCAG gtGATAAGAAGAgggagaggaagaaaaagaaagtgcaTTTTGCTAAAAATGTTGTGAAGGAGCCAACTGGCGGTGGAGAGGAAATGGTGATGAGAAAGCAGAGCAAAGTTGAGAGAAGAAGTTGCAGAAACGAAATTCCTGAGAATCGGATTGCTTTGTACAATGGAATTCTCAAGAACCGTGTGGAAAGGATGCAGTGTTCTCATTGA
- the LOC18781864 gene encoding putative disease resistance protein RGA3: MAEALICVLQEQLASIIQKQVEQEVTLVVGVEKEVAKLSDNFKAIQVVLEDAEKRQVKEPNVKYWLDSLKDVSYEMDDVLDEWSTEILKLQIQKQEAGNAGSTSTTKKVCFSIPALWFCFGQVSQLTLRRDIAVNIKDLNKRLSLIASERQNFNFQSTNREIEQIERQKSSSFVDKTFGRVDEKDKVVEKLLSGSGQGGATCLVIPITGTGGIGKTTLAKLAYNDEKVQAQFHTRIWVCVSDPFDEIKIAKAIIVGLTKETPHLHELQILKSIIHESVKGKKFLLVLDDVWSQDYGKWEQLKLLLQNGAVGSRILVTTQEEKVVRMVGAEHMVNLEVLREENCWALFYHIALADREKNESKGLEFIGKEIVKKCKGLPLATKALGGLMCYKKTRKEWEDVLNSKIWELDVVKEVFQPLLLSYYDLAPAIKPCLLYCVIFPKDYEIAKDELIELWMSQNYLNSIENKEKEAVGEIYFDNLVTRSFFQEFEEDELGNITGCKMHDVVHDFLQFLTKNECLVLEAEGGNNKRIMEFDGYKKVPHLTLMFAPEDPLIPSSLCNCKNLRTLATFDSKITSFGGELISQVKCLRTLNLSRNFLKEVPNEVGELAHLRYLDLSNNHDLMKLPDTVCSLINLQTLRLIRCWALERLPKGMGKLINLQHLHVMGCVDLKLPKGIARLTSLRMLDEVHIHGDDDIDNNKEALFKLSDLRNMDQLHGRLFINFKKDLKDSRQAGIAHLVNKNCLVSLELHFSIGGRYEIPLEAGQEEIVNALQPHPNLESLSINIYRGPKLQPHWMTSLNKLRSLTLRYCMLVEFVPPLGRLESLEVLVIYKWLSVKKVGVEFLRIDGTIETQTSSSPFILFPNLKTLEFDSLPMWEEWEGMTGWSEEEDSQKTIKIMPRLSSLRMNSCPLLRTLPNFLRNTPLKELVIDEVYSLTLAQGCRKGREEWPKISHIPNIKLGFEFVQKDGVYQTDDDETPSAVSTSSSGIKKFLKNYLRLGLALPGQA, encoded by the exons ATGGCTGAAGCACTCATTTGCGTGCTCCAAGAACAGTTGGCCTCAATCATCCAAAAACAGGTAGAACAAGAGGTCACACTCGTTGTGGGTGTTGAGAAAGAAGTGGCAAAACTCTCTGACAATTTCAAAGCTATTCAAGTTGTGCTCGAGGATGCAGAGAAGAGGCAAGTGAAGGAGCCGAACGTGAAATACTGGCTGGATAGTTTGAAGGATGTATCCTACGAGATGGACGACGTGTTGGACGAGTGGAGTACTGAAATCCTGAAACTACAAATTCAGAAACAAGAAGCTGGTAATGCTGGTAGTACTAGTACTACCAAGAAGGTATGTTTCAGCATTCCTGccctttggttttgttttggccAAGTCAGTCAATTAACTCTTCGTCGTGACATTGCTGTGAACATAAAAGACCTAAATAAAAGATTATCTCTGATTGCTAGTGAAAGACAAAACTTTAACTTTCAATCCACGAATAGAGAAATTGAACAAATTGAACGACAAAAAAGTTCTTCTTTCGTTGATAAGACATTTGGTCGAGTCGACGAAAAGGACAAAGTAGTAGAAAAGTTGCTGAGTGGCAGTGGTCAAGGAGGGGCGACCTGCCTTGTCATCCCTATTACAGGGACGGGAGGGATTGGCAAGACAACTCTTGCCAAACTTGCCTATAATGATGAAAAGGTTCAAGCTCAATTCCACACTAGAATATGGGTTTGTGTCTCAGATCCTTTTGATGAGATCAAAATTGCCAAAGCCATCATTGTGGGTCTGACAAAAGAGACCCCGCATTTACATGAGTTGCAAATTCTAAAGTCCATTATACATGAGTCTGTTAAGGGCAAGAAGTTCCTTCTTGTCCTAGATGATGTGTGGAGCCAAGACTATGGAAAGTGGGAACAATTAAAGCTACTTTTACAAAATGGGGCTGTGGGTAGTAGAATATTGGTGACCACACAAGAAGAGAAAGTTGTGAGGATGGTGGGAGCAGAGCATATGGTCAATTTGGAGGTgttgagagaagaaaattgtTGGGCATTGTTTTATCACATTGCACTGGctgatagagaaaaaaatgagTCTAAAGGGTTAGAATTTATTGGTAAAGAAATTGTCAAAAAGTGTAAGGGTCTGCCCCTCGCTACAAAGGCATTGGGTGGTCTCATGTGCTACAAGAAAACGAGGAAAGAATGGGAAGACGTTTTGAATAGTAAGATATGGGAGTTAGATGTGGTTAAGGAAGTTTTCCAACCACTGTTACTAAGTTATTATGATTTGGCCCCGGCAATCAAACCTTGTCTTTTGTATTGTGTCATTTTCCCAAAAGATTATGAGATTGCTAAAGATGAGTTGATTGAATTGTGGATGTCACAAaattatcttaattcaattgaaaacaaagaaaaagaagcggTAGGCGAAATATACTTTGATAACTTAGTAACACGCTCTTTCTTTCAAGAATTTGAGGAAGATGAACTTGGAAATATAACGGGGTGCAAGATGCATGATGTTGTGCATGACTTTCTACAATTTCTAACTAAGAATGAATGCTTAGTTTTGGAGGCTGAGGGTggtaataataaaagaataatGGAGTTTGATGGATATAAGAAGGTTCCTCATTTGACATTAATGTTTGCTCCCGAAGATCCACTAATTCCGAGTTCCTTGTGCAACTGCAAGAATTTACGGACTCTTGCAACTTTTGATTCAAAGATTACTAGTTTTGGTGGAGAGTTAATTTCACAAGTAAAATGCCTTAGAACATTGAATCTGAGTCGTAACTTCTTGAAAGAAGTTCCAAATGAGGTTGGAGAATTGGCACATTTGAGGTATCTTGATTTGTCTAATAATCATgatttgatgaaattgcctGACACCGTGTGTAGTTTAATCAATCTGCAAACCTTGAGACTCATTAGGTGCTGGGCACTTGAAAGATTACCTAAAGGCATGGGAAAGCTGATTAACTTGCAGCATCTTCATGTTATGGGTTGTGTTGATCTAAAGTTGCCCAAGGGGATTGCAAGGTTAACTAGTCTACGAATGCTAGATGAAGTTCACATCCATGGCGATGATGACATTGATAACAACAAAGAAGCATTATTCAAGTTAAGTGATTTGAGAAACATGGACCAGCTTCATGGCAGATTATTTATAAACTTTAAGAAGGATCTGAAGGACTCGAGGCAGGCCGGGATAGCGCATTTGGTGAACAAAAATTGCCTTGTCAGTCTGGAATTGCACTTCTCCATTGGTGGAAGATATGAGATTCCTCTTGAGGCAGGCCAGGAAGAAATAGTGAATGCCTTACAACCACATCCAAATCTGGAATCCTTATCTATCAACATCTACCGTGGCCCTAAACTCCAGCCCCATTGGATGACGTCGTTAAACAAATTGAGAAGCCTTACCCTTCGATATTGCATGCTTGTTGAGTTTGTGCCTCCTTTGGGGAGATTGGAGTCCCTTGAAGTACTAGTGATATACAAATGGCTGAGCGTGAAAAAGGTAGGAGTTGAGTTTTTGCGAATAGATGGAACAATAGAAACGCAAACATCCTCATCACCATTTATTCTATTCCCAAATTTGAAAACACTTGAATTCGACTCATTGCCGATGTGGGAAGAGTGGGAAGGAATGACAGGGTGGAGTGAAGAAGAGGATTCTCAGAAGACAATTAAAATAATGCCCCGCCTTTCTTCCTTACGAATGAATAGTTGCCCTTTGCTTAGAACACTGCCCAACTTCTTACGAAATACACCACTGAAGGAGTTGGTCATCGATGAGGTCTACTCTCTAACACTTGCACAAGGTTGCCGAAAAGGCAGAGAAGAGTGGCCCAAGATTTCTCACATCCCAAACATCAAACTTGGTTTCGAATTTGTACAAAAAGACGGAGTTTACCaaactgatgatgatgagacaCCAAGTGCTGTTTCCACCTCTTCTTCTG gtattaaaaaatttctcaaaaattaTCTCAGGCTAGGACTAGCCCTACCTGGCCAAGCCTAG